The Deinococcus koreensis genome window below encodes:
- a CDS encoding SDR family oxidoreductase gives MNMTGNTILITGGGSGIGRALAEAFHARGNRVVIAGRRQSVLDEVTAWHPGMRSALLDISDAGSMGTFAAQLTAEVPELNVVIHNAGIMQNETLPSGDLGVAEATIATNLLGPIRLTAALLPHLLTRPQATIMTVSSGLAFVPLALTPTYGASKAAIHSYTQALRYQLKDTAVQVTELIPPYVQTGLQGEWQANDPSAMPLADFIGETLRLLEASPDAAEITVERVKALRFAEAGGAGAYNAFFTRMNDAVSAARAHG, from the coding sequence ATGAACATGACTGGCAACACCATCCTGATCACCGGCGGCGGCTCCGGCATCGGCCGGGCGCTGGCCGAAGCCTTCCACGCCCGGGGCAACCGGGTCGTCATCGCAGGGCGCCGCCAGAGCGTGCTGGACGAGGTCACGGCGTGGCATCCGGGGATGCGTTCGGCACTGCTGGATATCAGCGACGCCGGGTCGATGGGCACCTTCGCGGCGCAGCTCACGGCCGAGGTGCCCGAGCTGAACGTGGTCATCCACAACGCCGGCATCATGCAGAACGAGACGCTGCCCTCCGGCGACCTGGGCGTGGCCGAGGCGACCATCGCGACCAACCTGCTGGGGCCGATCCGGCTCACGGCGGCCCTGCTGCCGCACCTGCTGACCCGCCCCCAGGCGACGATCATGACCGTCTCGTCGGGCCTGGCCTTCGTGCCGCTGGCGCTGACCCCGACCTACGGCGCCAGCAAGGCGGCCATCCACTCGTACACCCAGGCGCTGCGCTACCAGCTGAAAGACACGGCCGTGCAGGTCACCGAACTGATTCCGCCCTACGTGCAGACCGGGCTGCAGGGCGAATGGCAGGCGAACGACCCCAGCGCGATGCCGCTGGCGGACTTTATCGGCGAGACCCTGCGCCTGCTGGAGGCTTCACCGGACGCCGCCGAGATCACCGTGGAGCGGGTCAAGGCCCTGCGTTTCGCGGAGGCGGGCGGGGCCGGGGCCTACAACGCCTTCTTCACGCGCATGAACGACGCCGTAAGCGCGGCTCGGGCGCACGGGTAG
- a CDS encoding S8 family peptidase, whose protein sequence is MRSPLRSTALMLGALTLGGLSTAGAAGLSPTLLERAKRGDQSQVGVIVRFAFGNDQRGRAQLKNLRGQLVSRLNQFGANAGFINQALKSGAATQLWLDQSIYLPLTPVQARALAALPFVTDVFENFKVQIPRAVALSAASAPAGTPWHLQKIGAPQAWAAGFKGQGIRIGHLDSGIDASHPQLSGKVAAFAEFNAAGDKVGGGPRDTTNHGTHTAGLLVGNSVGVAPDARIISALVLPNNEGTFAQVIAGMQYVLDPDNNADTDDGADVVNMSLGIPGTFDEFIVPVQNMIQAGVVPVFAIGNFGPASASTGSPGNLPDAIGVGAVGQDGNVASFSSRGPVNWTGKINGTFVKPDIAAPGVEITSSFPGNSYGALSGSSQASPIAAGAVALLLSAKPGTGVDAIKNALYSSASNAGSKNNNVGYGLISVPGALGKLGVNAGAPAPAPAPAPAPAPTPAPAPAPAPAPAPAPTPPPAPTPAPAPTPAPKPTPAPAPAPAKQPTGPAGYELCALEGQFCKFTGQRQAAYGTDGKYLTGLGTDGFNCTNAEWGRDPAPSLTKGCFIKPVAGGGTPAPTPAPRPTPAPAPAPAPTPAPNTGKKPTVLLVDDDMGQGADVTNALRDAIKANAASGGAFVFNTQTQGAVPLSELSRADIVIWATGEQYQNTITPADQNTLRQYLAQGGRLIVTGQDVGYDIGLGDFYQTTLKTRFVADSSGEAKFVTRGAFGSTAFTLNAQGSAANQYYPDVIADRDGSSVVASYGSANATAGTITAQSIRIDPNRARATQKVQDPRGLVERLAANVIGSILNQVLGGQQQSQRPRVTAQNASENAGAIVANDAGRYRTVTMGFGLEGLSPNSRSILMKTSFDWLMR, encoded by the coding sequence ATGAGAAGCCCTCTGAGAAGTACCGCCTTGATGCTCGGCGCCCTGACGCTGGGTGGTCTGTCCACCGCCGGCGCGGCCGGTCTGTCGCCGACCCTGCTGGAACGCGCCAAACGTGGCGATCAGTCTCAGGTGGGCGTGATCGTGCGCTTCGCCTTCGGAAATGACCAGCGTGGCCGCGCTCAGCTCAAGAACCTGCGCGGTCAGCTTGTCAGTCGGCTCAACCAGTTCGGCGCCAACGCCGGCTTCATCAACCAGGCGCTCAAGTCGGGCGCGGCCACGCAGCTGTGGCTCGACCAGAGCATCTACCTGCCGCTGACCCCCGTGCAGGCCCGCGCCCTGGCCGCCCTGCCCTTCGTGACCGACGTGTTCGAGAACTTCAAGGTGCAGATTCCGCGCGCTGTCGCCCTGAGCGCGGCCTCCGCGCCGGCCGGCACCCCCTGGCACCTGCAGAAGATCGGGGCGCCCCAGGCCTGGGCCGCCGGCTTTAAGGGCCAGGGCATCCGGATCGGGCACCTGGACTCGGGGATTGATGCCAGCCACCCGCAACTGAGCGGCAAGGTCGCGGCGTTCGCCGAGTTCAACGCGGCCGGCGACAAGGTGGGCGGCGGGCCGCGCGACACCACCAACCACGGCACGCACACGGCGGGCCTGCTGGTGGGCAACTCGGTCGGCGTGGCGCCCGACGCCAGGATCATCTCCGCGCTGGTGCTGCCCAACAACGAGGGGACGTTCGCCCAGGTGATCGCCGGGATGCAGTACGTCCTCGACCCCGACAACAACGCCGACACCGACGACGGCGCGGACGTCGTGAACATGAGCCTGGGCATTCCCGGCACCTTCGACGAGTTCATCGTGCCGGTGCAGAACATGATCCAGGCGGGCGTGGTGCCGGTCTTCGCCATCGGCAACTTCGGCCCGGCGTCGGCCTCCACCGGCAGCCCCGGCAACCTGCCCGACGCGATCGGCGTGGGCGCCGTGGGACAGGACGGCAACGTGGCCTCCTTCAGCTCGCGTGGCCCGGTGAACTGGACGGGCAAGATCAACGGCACCTTCGTGAAGCCCGACATCGCCGCGCCCGGCGTGGAGATCACCTCGTCCTTCCCCGGCAACAGCTACGGCGCGCTGAGCGGTTCCTCGCAGGCCAGCCCGATCGCGGCGGGCGCGGTGGCCCTGCTGCTCTCGGCCAAGCCGGGCACGGGCGTGGACGCCATCAAGAACGCGCTGTACTCCAGCGCCAGCAACGCCGGCAGCAAGAACAACAACGTCGGCTACGGCCTGATCAGCGTGCCGGGTGCGCTGGGCAAGCTGGGCGTGAACGCCGGTGCGCCGGCCCCCGCCCCTGCCCCCGCTCCGGCTCCTGCCCCCACGCCCGCTCCGGCTCCTGCTCCGGCCCCCGCTCCCGCGCCGGCCCCCACGCCTCCGCCCGCCCCGACCCCTGCACCGGCCCCGACGCCGGCGCCCAAACCCACTCCGGCCCCTGCGCCCGCCCCGGCCAAGCAGCCCACCGGCCCCGCCGGCTACGAGCTGTGCGCCCTGGAAGGCCAGTTCTGCAAGTTCACCGGCCAGCGTCAGGCCGCCTACGGTACCGATGGCAAGTACCTGACCGGCCTCGGCACCGACGGCTTCAACTGCACCAACGCCGAATGGGGCCGCGACCCCGCGCCCAGCCTGACCAAGGGCTGCTTCATCAAGCCCGTGGCGGGCGGCGGGACTCCGGCGCCGACCCCGGCCCCCAGGCCCACCCCCGCGCCAGCCCCGGCTCCGGCCCCCACCCCCGCGCCCAACACTGGCAAGAAGCCCACCGTGCTGCTGGTCGATGACGACATGGGCCAGGGCGCGGACGTGACGAACGCGCTGCGCGACGCCATCAAGGCGAACGCGGCCAGCGGCGGGGCCTTCGTGTTCAACACCCAGACCCAGGGCGCCGTGCCCCTGAGCGAACTGTCCCGCGCCGACATCGTGATCTGGGCGACCGGCGAGCAGTACCAGAACACCATCACGCCCGCCGACCAGAACACGCTGCGCCAGTACCTCGCGCAGGGCGGCCGCCTGATCGTGACCGGCCAGGACGTGGGCTACGACATCGGCCTGGGCGACTTCTACCAGACCACCCTGAAGACCCGCTTCGTGGCCGACTCCAGCGGCGAGGCCAAGTTCGTGACGCGTGGGGCCTTCGGTAGCACCGCCTTCACCCTGAACGCCCAGGGCAGCGCCGCGAACCAGTACTACCCCGACGTGATCGCGGATCGGGACGGCAGCTCGGTGGTCGCCTCCTACGGCAGCGCCAACGCCACGGCTGGCACCATCACGGCCCAGAGCATCCGCATCGATCCCAACCGGGCCCGCGCCACCCAGAAGGTGCAGGATCCGCGCGGCCTGGTCGAGCGCCTCGCAGCCAACGTCATCGGCTCGATCCTGAACCAGGTGCTGGGTGGCCAGCAGCAGAGCCAGCGCCCCCGCGTGACCGCCCAGAACGCCTCCGAGAACGCCGGCGCCATCGTCGCCAACGACGCCGGCCGCTACCGCACCGTGACCATGGGCTTCGGCCTGGAAGGGCTGAGCCCCAACAGCCGCAGCATCCTGATGAAGACCTCCTTCGACTGGCTGATGCGCTGA
- the fba gene encoding class II fructose-1,6-bisphosphate aldolase, producing MLVTGNDILIPARAGKYGVGSFNTNNMEITQAIIHTAEKLRSPVMVQMSEGAIKYGGQDLANIVKDIATRASVPVALHLDHGSSYESALRAIKMGFTSVMIDASHHGFEENVHETRRVVEAAHAMGISVEAELGRLGGIEEHIVVDEKDAFLTDPEEAVQFVEQTGTDYLAIAIGTSHGAYKGKGRPYIDQARIARIGELLGIPLVAHGSSGVPAEIVQRFRAAGGEIGEAAGIDDDDLREACQHGIAKVNVDTDLRLASTVGIREVLTASPKEFDPRKIFGPARDVMAQVIEHKMRVLGSVGKA from the coding sequence ATGCTCGTCACCGGTAACGACATCCTGATTCCCGCCCGCGCCGGCAAATACGGCGTCGGCTCATTCAACACGAACAACATGGAGATCACGCAGGCGATCATCCACACCGCCGAGAAGCTCCGCAGCCCGGTCATGGTGCAGATGTCCGAGGGCGCCATCAAGTACGGCGGGCAGGATCTGGCGAACATCGTCAAGGACATCGCCACGCGCGCCAGCGTGCCGGTCGCGCTGCATCTGGATCACGGCTCCTCCTACGAATCGGCCCTCCGGGCCATCAAGATGGGCTTCACCTCGGTCATGATCGACGCCTCGCACCACGGCTTCGAGGAGAACGTCCACGAAACGAGGCGGGTCGTCGAGGCCGCGCACGCCATGGGCATCTCGGTCGAAGCCGAACTCGGGCGCCTGGGCGGCATCGAGGAGCACATCGTCGTGGACGAGAAGGACGCCTTCCTGACCGACCCCGAGGAAGCCGTGCAGTTCGTCGAGCAGACCGGCACGGACTACCTGGCCATCGCCATCGGCACCAGCCACGGCGCGTACAAGGGCAAGGGGCGGCCCTACATCGACCAGGCGCGCATCGCCCGGATCGGTGAGCTGCTGGGCATTCCGCTGGTCGCGCACGGCTCGTCCGGCGTGCCCGCCGAGATCGTGCAGCGCTTCCGGGCGGCGGGCGGCGAGATCGGCGAGGCCGCCGGCATCGACGACGACGACCTGCGCGAGGCCTGCCAGCACGGGATCGCCAAGGTGAATGTGGACACGGATCTGCGGCTGGCGAGCACGGTCGGCATCCGCGAGGTGCTGACGGCCAGCCCGAAGGAGTTCGACCCGCGCAAGATCTTCGGCCCGGCCAGAGACGTGATGGCCCAGGTCATCGAGCACAAGATGCGCGTGCTGGGCAGCGTCGGCAAGGCCTGA
- a CDS encoding PLP-dependent aminotransferase family protein, which produces MTASAIREILKITQQPDVISFAGGLPAPELFPLAEVRAAANRVLDTYGPAALQYSTTEGHPPLRGWIAAQAGIPAQNVQIVTGSQQGLDLLGKILISEGDTVLVEAPTYLGALQSFQPYGPNYVQLPTDEGGIDVDALEGILKTTRAKLLYAVPNFQNPTGRTLSLERRQRLVELTAQHGVLVIEDDPYGALRFTGEPLPSLYSLGLALAGDVDSNHVIYSSSFSKTLVPGLRDAWVQAARPVVQKLIMAKQGADLHTPTFNQMIVAELVEDVLPRQIEVVKKAYGERARHMLDCIGRHFPGGVEHTTPEGGMFLWLTLPEGIDTTPMLARAVARKVAYVPGAPFYALGGGENTMRLSYCTATPQQIETGMQALGETIREALD; this is translated from the coding sequence ATGACCGCCAGCGCCATCCGCGAGATCCTGAAGATCACCCAGCAGCCCGACGTGATCAGTTTCGCCGGTGGCCTGCCCGCCCCGGAACTGTTCCCGCTCGCCGAGGTGCGCGCCGCCGCGAACCGCGTGCTGGACACCTACGGCCCGGCCGCGCTGCAGTATTCGACCACCGAGGGCCATCCGCCGCTGCGGGGGTGGATCGCCGCGCAGGCCGGGATTCCCGCCCAGAACGTACAGATCGTGACCGGCAGCCAGCAGGGGCTCGACCTGCTGGGCAAGATCCTGATCTCGGAGGGCGACACCGTGCTGGTCGAGGCGCCGACCTACCTGGGCGCGCTGCAGTCCTTTCAGCCCTACGGCCCGAACTACGTGCAGCTTCCCACCGACGAGGGCGGCATCGACGTGGACGCGCTGGAAGGCATTCTCAAGACCACCCGCGCCAAGCTGCTGTACGCCGTGCCGAACTTTCAGAACCCCACCGGGCGCACCCTGAGTCTGGAGCGTCGGCAGCGGCTGGTGGAACTGACCGCGCAACACGGCGTCCTGGTCATCGAGGACGATCCCTACGGCGCACTGCGCTTCACGGGCGAGCCGCTGCCCAGCCTGTACTCGCTGGGGCTGGCGCTGGCGGGCGATGTGGACAGCAATCACGTCATCTATTCCAGCTCGTTCTCCAAGACCCTGGTGCCCGGCCTGCGCGACGCCTGGGTGCAGGCGGCCCGACCGGTCGTGCAGAAGCTGATCATGGCCAAGCAGGGCGCCGACCTGCACACGCCGACCTTCAACCAGATGATCGTTGCTGAACTGGTGGAGGATGTGCTGCCGCGCCAGATCGAGGTCGTGAAGAAGGCCTACGGCGAGCGGGCCCGGCACATGCTGGACTGCATCGGGCGCCACTTCCCCGGCGGCGTGGAGCACACCACTCCCGAGGGCGGCATGTTCCTGTGGCTGACCCTGCCGGAGGGGATCGACACCACCCCCATGCTGGCCCGCGCGGTGGCCAGGAAGGTCGCCTACGTGCCCGGCGCGCCGTTTTACGCCCTGGGCGGCGGCGAGAACACCATGCGCCTGAGCTACTGCACGGCGACCCCCCAGCAGATCGAGACCGGGATGCAGGCGCTGGGGGAGACGATCCGGGAAGCTTTGGACTGA
- a CDS encoding 2-oxoacid:acceptor oxidoreductase subunit alpha: protein MINDFTIQVATVNGSGSQTANATLVDALFHMGLPVNAKNVFPSNIKGLPTWYSIRVSGEGFTARRDDPEILVAFNAKTLDEDLRALPPGGVMFYPDHLKPAAPRDDVSLYALPANAIMKEQEVDVKFRDRMANLVYVGALAQVLGIEMTAIHDYLTRNFAGKPKVVGANYDIAVAAFEWCAVNLTKTDPYTLRRMDATAGKILIDGNTAAALGAIYGGCTVVSWYPITPATSLAEGLIEWMPKLRQDSETGKATFAIVQAEDELAAIGMLVGAGWAGARAMTSTSGPGLSLMAEFAGYAYFAEVPLVIWNVQRMGPSTGLPTRVSQGDLLSTYYLSHGDTRHVILLPATPAECFEFGWRAFDIADELQTPVFVNSDLDLGMNAWMSEPFTYPEQPMKRGKVLSAEDIVALGGRFGRYQDEDGSGVGPRTLPGNDAMGAAYFTRGTGHTELATYSERPEDWQRNLARLDRKHEHARTVVPEPVVSGEGADTGIIAMGSTHPAIVEGRVMLEREGVDTDSLRVRALPFSPAVRAFIAAHERTVVVEMNQHGQLAILLRTEYPEFATRILSVAHCDGLPLTGAFVAARVKAALPSPTRPEEVNA from the coding sequence GTGATCAACGATTTCACCATTCAGGTGGCGACGGTGAACGGCTCGGGCTCGCAGACTGCTAACGCCACGCTGGTCGACGCGCTGTTCCACATGGGCCTGCCGGTGAACGCCAAGAACGTCTTTCCCAGCAACATCAAGGGGCTGCCCACCTGGTACTCGATCCGGGTCAGCGGCGAGGGCTTCACGGCGCGGCGGGACGATCCGGAGATCCTGGTGGCCTTCAACGCCAAGACGCTGGATGAAGACCTGCGCGCCCTCCCACCGGGAGGCGTGATGTTCTACCCCGACCACCTGAAGCCGGCCGCGCCCCGGGACGACGTGAGCCTGTACGCCCTGCCCGCGAACGCGATCATGAAGGAGCAGGAGGTCGACGTGAAGTTCCGCGACCGCATGGCGAATCTGGTGTACGTGGGGGCGCTGGCGCAGGTGCTGGGCATCGAGATGACGGCGATCCACGACTACCTGACGCGCAACTTCGCCGGGAAGCCGAAGGTGGTGGGGGCCAACTACGACATCGCCGTGGCCGCCTTCGAGTGGTGCGCGGTGAACCTGACCAAGACCGACCCCTACACGTTGCGCCGGATGGACGCCACCGCCGGCAAGATCCTGATCGACGGCAACACGGCCGCCGCGCTGGGCGCCATCTACGGTGGCTGCACGGTGGTCTCGTGGTACCCGATCACGCCCGCGACCAGTCTGGCGGAGGGCCTGATCGAATGGATGCCCAAGCTGCGCCAGGACAGCGAGACCGGCAAGGCCACCTTCGCCATCGTGCAGGCCGAGGATGAACTGGCCGCGATTGGCATGCTGGTGGGGGCCGGCTGGGCGGGCGCGCGGGCCATGACCAGCACCTCCGGCCCCGGCCTCTCGCTGATGGCCGAGTTCGCGGGGTACGCCTACTTCGCCGAGGTGCCGCTGGTGATCTGGAACGTGCAGCGCATGGGCCCCAGCACCGGCCTGCCCACGCGCGTCTCGCAGGGCGACCTGCTCAGCACCTATTACCTCTCGCACGGCGACACCCGGCACGTGATCCTGCTGCCCGCCACGCCCGCCGAGTGCTTCGAATTCGGCTGGCGGGCCTTCGATATCGCCGACGAGTTGCAGACGCCGGTCTTCGTGAACAGCGACCTCGACCTGGGCATGAACGCCTGGATGTCCGAGCCCTTCACGTACCCGGAGCAGCCCATGAAGCGGGGCAAGGTACTGAGCGCCGAGGACATCGTGGCGCTGGGCGGGCGTTTCGGGCGCTACCAGGACGAGGACGGCAGCGGGGTCGGCCCACGCACGCTGCCCGGAAACGACGCCATGGGGGCCGCCTATTTTACGCGCGGCACCGGACACACCGAGCTGGCGACCTACTCCGAGCGCCCCGAGGACTGGCAGCGCAACCTGGCGCGGCTCGACCGCAAGCACGAGCACGCGCGGACGGTGGTGCCGGAGCCCGTGGTCAGCGGGGAGGGAGCGGACACCGGGATCATCGCGATGGGCAGCACCCACCCGGCGATCGTCGAGGGACGGGTCATGCTGGAGCGGGAGGGCGTGGACACTGACTCCCTGCGCGTGCGGGCGCTGCCCTTCAGCCCGGCCGTCCGGGCCTTCATCGCGGCGCACGAACGGACGGTGGTGGTCGAGATGAACCAGCACGGGCAACTCGCCATACTGCTCCGCACCGAATACCCCGAGTTCGCCACCCGCATTCTCAGCGTGGCCCACTGCGACGGCCTGCCGCTGACCGGGGCCTTCGTGGCTGCGCGGGTGAAAGCGGCCCTTCCTAGCCCCACCCGTCCTGAAGAGGTGAACGCATGA
- a CDS encoding 2-oxoacid:ferredoxin oxidoreductase subunit beta has translation MTSPAPSNPAPARPAALNSAGLAKNDYKGLPSTLCPGCGHDSISSRIIDAAYALGLRPHMVLKLSGIGCSSKSPAYFLNGSHGINTVHGRMPSVTTGALLAQRGHTAIAVSGDGDTGSIGIGQFKHAVRRNVPMVYIIENNGVYGLTKGQFSATADQGQTLKYIGTNDLPALDLCAEAILAGAGFVARSFAGDAKQVTELLKAALSYKGIAVLDIISPCVTFNNHDESTKSYGYGKAHEVPIHDITFVPEFDEIRVDYEPGEVLSVRLHDGPTVQLRKLGRDYDPRSRLSALALLEGARHGGELLTGLLYLDETRPTLLDTQHVHDTPLALLPEALTRPSPQSLADVMRQFG, from the coding sequence ATGACCAGCCCAGCCCCCTCCAACCCAGCGCCCGCCCGCCCCGCCGCCCTGAACAGCGCCGGGCTCGCCAAGAACGACTACAAGGGCCTGCCCAGTACCCTCTGTCCCGGCTGCGGCCACGACTCCATTTCCAGCCGGATCATCGACGCGGCGTACGCGCTGGGCCTGCGCCCGCACATGGTGCTCAAGCTCTCGGGCATCGGCTGTTCCAGCAAGTCGCCGGCGTACTTCCTGAACGGCTCGCACGGCATCAACACCGTGCACGGCCGGATGCCCAGCGTGACGACCGGCGCGCTGCTGGCCCAGCGCGGGCACACCGCCATAGCGGTGTCGGGCGACGGCGACACCGGCTCCATCGGCATCGGGCAGTTCAAACATGCGGTGCGGCGCAACGTGCCGATGGTCTACATCATCGAGAACAACGGCGTGTACGGGCTCACCAAGGGGCAGTTCTCGGCCACCGCCGACCAGGGGCAGACCCTGAAATACATCGGCACCAACGACCTGCCGGCCCTCGACCTGTGCGCCGAGGCGATCCTGGCGGGCGCGGGCTTCGTGGCCCGCTCGTTCGCCGGCGACGCCAAGCAGGTCACGGAACTGCTCAAGGCGGCCCTGAGTTACAAAGGCATCGCCGTGCTGGACATCATCTCGCCCTGCGTGACATTCAACAACCACGACGAGAGCACCAAGAGCTACGGCTATGGCAAGGCGCACGAGGTGCCCATCCACGACATCACCTTCGTACCCGAGTTCGACGAGATCCGCGTGGACTACGAACCCGGCGAGGTGCTCAGCGTGCGGCTGCACGACGGCCCCACCGTGCAGCTCCGCAAGCTGGGCCGCGACTACGACCCGAGGAGCCGCCTGAGCGCCCTGGCGCTGCTGGAGGGGGCCAGACACGGCGGCGAACTCCTCACCGGCCTGCTGTACCTGGACGAGACCCGCCCGACCCTGCTCGACACCCAGCATGTCCACGACACCCCGCTGGCCCTGCTGCCCGAGGCGCTGACCCGGCCCAGCCCGCAGAGTCTGGCGGACGTGATGCGGCAGTTCGGGTAG
- a CDS encoding nitronate monooxygenase has translation MTALTSTPSATLPRIIQGGMGVAISGWELARAVSSLGELGVVSATGIDNLMVRRLQDGDEGGHVRRALQGYPDQERVQEVLRGWFLEGGRPPGKGYKRVPLPSLTNHRVGWELAVMGGFVEVTLAKEGHANPVGANLLTKLQMHTLPAIYGCLLGGVDTVIMGAGIPRDIPGVLDAFAQGKAASIRLDIKGDSTGEPVMVTFDPAEYGFGGLSLGRPRFYPIVTSHVLAGVLARKASGSIEGFVIESPTAGGHNAPPRGTVTYDDLGQPVYGERDLADLDEMRKLSLPFWLAGGSGSPEALRAALDQGAAGIQVGTLFAYCQESGFRDELRSQVHQRAQDERLSVFTDPLASPTGFPFKVVRLPDTLSNEELYRERPRICDIGYLREAYRDPAGKVGLRCPAEPVDTFLAKNGKLEETVGRKCLCNALMADAGHAQIQKGGYQELPLLTSGDGISALSDWPLGYTAEDVVRYLRGEKVVSSSGVSTPSVVSTSAES, from the coding sequence ATGACTGCATTGACGAGTACTCCGAGCGCCACCCTCCCCCGCATCATCCAGGGGGGCATGGGCGTGGCGATTTCCGGCTGGGAACTGGCCCGCGCCGTGTCCAGCCTGGGCGAACTGGGCGTGGTGTCGGCCACCGGCATCGACAACCTGATGGTGCGCCGCCTGCAGGACGGCGACGAGGGCGGCCACGTGCGCCGCGCCCTGCAGGGCTACCCCGATCAGGAGCGGGTTCAGGAGGTGCTCAGGGGCTGGTTTCTCGAAGGGGGCCGCCCCCCCGGCAAGGGCTACAAGCGCGTGCCGCTGCCCAGCCTGACCAACCACCGGGTCGGCTGGGAGCTGGCGGTCATGGGCGGCTTCGTCGAGGTCACGCTGGCCAAGGAGGGGCACGCCAACCCCGTGGGCGCCAACCTGCTGACCAAGCTGCAGATGCACACCCTGCCGGCCATCTACGGCTGCCTGCTGGGCGGGGTGGACACCGTGATCATGGGCGCCGGCATTCCGCGCGATATCCCCGGCGTGCTGGACGCCTTCGCCCAGGGCAAGGCCGCCTCGATCCGGCTGGACATCAAGGGCGACTCGACCGGTGAGCCGGTCATGGTGACCTTCGACCCCGCCGAGTACGGCTTCGGCGGCCTGAGCCTGGGGCGGCCGCGCTTCTACCCCATCGTGACCTCGCACGTGCTGGCGGGCGTGCTGGCCCGCAAGGCCAGCGGCTCCATCGAGGGCTTCGTGATCGAGTCGCCCACTGCCGGCGGCCACAACGCCCCCCCACGCGGCACGGTCACCTACGACGACCTGGGCCAGCCGGTCTACGGCGAACGCGACCTGGCCGACCTGGACGAGATGCGTAAACTCAGTCTGCCCTTCTGGCTGGCGGGCGGCAGCGGCTCGCCCGAGGCCCTGAGAGCTGCACTCGACCAGGGCGCGGCGGGAATTCAGGTGGGCACCCTGTTCGCCTACTGCCAGGAATCGGGTTTCCGCGACGAACTGCGCTCCCAGGTGCACCAGCGCGCCCAGGACGAGCGCCTGAGCGTGTTCACCGACCCACTGGCCTCGCCCACCGGCTTCCCGTTCAAGGTGGTGCGCCTGCCGGACACCCTGTCGAACGAGGAGCTGTACCGGGAGCGCCCGCGCATCTGCGACATCGGCTACCTGCGAGAGGCGTACCGCGACCCGGCGGGCAAGGTCGGCCTGCGCTGCCCCGCCGAGCCCGTGGACACCTTCCTGGCCAAGAACGGCAAGCTGGAGGAGACCGTGGGCCGCAAGTGCCTGTGCAACGCCCTGATGGCCGACGCCGGGCACGCCCAGATCCAGAAGGGCGGCTACCAGGAACTGCCGCTGCTGACCTCCGGCGACGGGATCAGCGCGCTGAGCGACTGGCCGCTGGGCTACACCGCCGAGGACGTGGTGCGCTACCTGCGGGGCGAGAAGGTCGTCTCCAGTTCGGGTGTCTCCACCCCTTCAGTCGTGTCCACCTCTGCCGAGTCCTGA